In Armatimonadota bacterium, one DNA window encodes the following:
- a CDS encoding prepilin-type N-terminal cleavage/methylation domain-containing protein, which translates to MRIAGGRCAGFTLIEVMVALAIMVILFALLFAPMIAGLEWVSSGRANVGMQDACRYAMEQIRRELGEAVYVHPAPGYSFSGADNTLGTYDDIRVINYSQILFNPPARDSLGKIYYPPRPATGQNGYQKVIRYAVHLVTPGQPYDEFNPFALYRQEFVWNPNEPSPLGSFNSSGVWVPGQPVIENALTPKRGSTFVPTTTLFTDGVDGAGQYPEYVAGYVENTGGRPAVYLFNGVRFEPHRVSGETLKTDNGVVYRARFGAWDGVSLGGAFLANAALAQSELDPRVMLYAWDAATDTYSVPRLDSHTTQPRPVQVRWSADGGVVTCGQQARQEWPPASGNIVYYKVISFSTARNATGWYTVSMPSDFTAVYPGSLATAPVDRAAAPTSYRIDPSVDINVPALIQPNTVKVKVVAVDTAGVRRQFDLKPTQNFDQATLRGDEFNVQLTRRDYNNDGTPEGTTALLRFSRFDPPSPESRALFGNTPPALSSFQLQVSYYYRRNYTYDPQLDAAGNWPFVNDMVKVDYSVRSIQNVSLTLERYVDLEDDGTGRMVLPEGDHPNEVSMREQVSIRNFGQ; encoded by the coding sequence GTGAGAATCGCCGGCGGAAGGTGTGCAGGTTTCACCCTGATCGAAGTGATGGTCGCGTTGGCCATCATGGTGATCCTGTTCGCCCTGCTTTTCGCCCCCATGATTGCGGGGCTCGAATGGGTTTCCAGTGGGCGGGCCAACGTGGGCATGCAGGATGCCTGCCGGTACGCCATGGAACAGATCCGGCGAGAACTGGGGGAAGCAGTGTATGTTCACCCGGCGCCCGGATACTCGTTCTCAGGCGCCGATAACACCCTCGGCACCTACGACGACATTCGCGTCATCAACTACTCGCAGATCCTCTTCAACCCACCGGCGCGAGACAGCCTGGGCAAGATCTACTACCCGCCCAGGCCGGCAACCGGTCAAAACGGCTATCAGAAGGTCATTCGCTACGCCGTCCATCTTGTGACCCCCGGACAGCCTTACGACGAGTTCAATCCGTTCGCACTGTACCGCCAGGAGTTCGTGTGGAACCCCAACGAGCCCTCTCCCCTGGGCAGCTTCAACTCTTCGGGCGTCTGGGTCCCGGGTCAGCCGGTGATTGAGAACGCGCTGACACCCAAGCGGGGCTCGACGTTCGTCCCGACCACGACCCTCTTCACCGACGGAGTGGATGGCGCGGGCCAGTATCCCGAGTACGTGGCGGGGTATGTCGAGAACACAGGCGGCCGCCCGGCGGTATACCTGTTCAACGGTGTACGCTTCGAACCCCACAGGGTGTCGGGCGAGACTCTGAAGACTGACAACGGCGTCGTCTACCGTGCGCGGTTCGGCGCCTGGGACGGCGTATCGCTTGGAGGTGCGTTCCTGGCCAACGCCGCGCTGGCCCAGTCCGAACTGGACCCGCGTGTGATGCTGTACGCCTGGGACGCCGCCACGGATACCTATTCCGTCCCGCGTTTGGACAGCCACACGACCCAGCCCCGCCCGGTTCAGGTTCGCTGGTCGGCTGACGGAGGAGTGGTGACCTGTGGCCAGCAGGCCCGCCAGGAGTGGCCCCCGGCATCCGGCAATATCGTTTACTACAAAGTCATCAGCTTCTCCACCGCGCGAAACGCCACCGGGTGGTATACGGTGAGCATGCCGAGCGACTTCACAGCGGTATATCCCGGCAGCCTGGCGACGGCACCGGTGGACCGGGCAGCAGCCCCCACGTCGTACCGCATTGACCCGAGCGTGGACATCAACGTCCCGGCCTTGATCCAGCCGAACACCGTAAAGGTCAAAGTGGTCGCGGTGGACACTGCGGGAGTACGGCGGCAGTTCGACCTGAAGCCTACGCAGAATTTCGATCAGGCCACGCTTCGGGGCGACGAGTTCAACGTGCAACTCACGCGGCGCGACTACAACAATGACGGCACGCCGGAGGGGACCACGGCGCTCCTGCGTTTCTCGCGGTTCGACCCGCCATCGCCGGAGTCCCGGGCGCTTTTCGGCAATACGCCGCCCGCGCTGAGTTCCTTCCAGCTTCAGGTGTCGTATTACTACCGGCGCAACTATACCTATGATCCACAGCTGGATGCTGCAGGCAACTGGCCCTTCGTGAATGATATGGTCAAGGTCGATTACTCGGTTCGATCCATCCAGAACGTCTCGTTGACATTGGAGCGCTATGTGGACCTGGAGGACGACGGGACTGGCCGCATGGTGCTTCCAGAGGGCGACCATCCCAATGAGGTCAGCATGCGCGAGCAGGTCTCGATACGCAACTTTGGACAGTAG
- a CDS encoding type II secretion system protein — protein sequence MRRNRAFTLIELMVVMGIAAALVAITVPVARNLANSNKGLRCTTRLQRISQALKMYVLDEGCVPPYYPDPAGTGAYLGPGLQALFETGYLAGESSLHCPADSKHPAGDPLFSFSYMNLDDDAMCDGSTEYGVDNQSKYLTSRGLRRDSADPDVRRQLAPLPPSPSTSLVPEFSREWHPDDTTVVTWCNYHAKTITKGGEGQYQVLFWDGSVHRMDAALLQDGVDVAEAWRIKPSDDPVP from the coding sequence ATGCGACGCAATCGAGCCTTCACACTCATTGAACTGATGGTCGTCATGGGCATCGCCGCGGCGCTCGTGGCCATCACCGTGCCCGTCGCCCGCAACCTGGCCAATAGCAATAAAGGCCTGCGGTGCACCACGCGCCTGCAACGAATCAGCCAGGCCCTGAAGATGTACGTCCTGGATGAGGGATGCGTGCCGCCGTACTACCCGGACCCCGCAGGCACGGGCGCTTACCTGGGACCGGGGCTACAGGCGCTGTTCGAGACGGGGTATCTGGCGGGGGAGAGTTCCCTGCACTGTCCGGCAGATTCGAAGCATCCGGCAGGCGATCCGCTCTTTTCGTTCAGCTACATGAACCTCGACGACGATGCCATGTGCGATGGCTCAACGGAATACGGGGTAGATAACCAGTCCAAGTACCTGACCAGCCGCGGCCTGCGCAGGGACTCAGCGGACCCGGACGTTCGGCGCCAGCTTGCGCCCTTGCCGCCGAGCCCGAGCACAAGCTTGGTCCCGGAGTTTTCGCGAGAGTGGCATCCTGATGATACGACGGTTGTGACGTGGTGCAACTACCACGCGAAGACCATCACAAAGGGCGGCGAGGGCCAGTACCAGGTGCTCTTCTGGGACGGTTCGGTGCACCGGATGGACGCCGCACTTCTTCAGGATGGTGTGGATGTGGCGGAAGCGTGGCGCATCAAGCCATCGGACGACCCGGTGCCGTGA
- a CDS encoding prepilin-type N-terminal cleavage/methylation domain-containing protein, with the protein MQAMSTGRRMRHQQAGHVRTGLGSRRGLTLVELLAAMVVLLVGVYAIAALFPKLSRSISDEETRTSMSRATQRLAEGYRSGELELPDATAPHYTQVDAVEPGSSPNDPDSNLTGTNPLNSRDDFIEVYGERVTVPAPTTPGGYPCYVPKLGLVDPSMVPVVYSYREMKEAYRDPGASTTPRDGEFYLRTDGQFLFNGPGGGSNGAIVYYDWVQPGGIVRRANGEFVPNSGSYVQAVASRGGRVVPGSVRAYARYPWACTFGPPASISGRVCWVDATAGQSMFFPATAAGTKLRIDYRVRREDLQAEGTSRRAKIMFEDKRLPSAPPYQLDLNFDGLSDEYPLITNALDGTDIADIWVLVVDLTDGATWLWDDNSDGTGAITEVDFNRGKLWMNSSVVTGASGTSRAGNPIRIYYRTANEHTIQVQKAPTEFVEVESLSHPANAYLPNWEHRRFRIGTQVATGETYYYLCDFPAYLEDQAVEVDYTYDAGDGRPTPVSNEVHVIADLGDPGLGFGFVLNHSNVTGVYEVTGASARIVGWWRTEDGRVNRFDVANIMFPDTGI; encoded by the coding sequence ATGCAAGCAATGAGCACAGGGCGACGGATGCGGCACCAGCAAGCGGGACACGTCCGCACAGGCTTGGGCTCTCGCCGGGGTTTGACCCTGGTTGAGCTGCTTGCCGCAATGGTTGTGCTCCTGGTCGGCGTATACGCCATCGCGGCGCTTTTCCCGAAACTCTCGCGCAGCATCAGCGATGAAGAAACGCGCACCAGCATGAGTCGGGCGACACAGCGTCTTGCCGAAGGTTATCGTAGCGGCGAGCTTGAGCTGCCCGACGCCACGGCTCCGCACTACACTCAGGTTGACGCCGTTGAGCCCGGCAGCAGCCCGAATGACCCGGACAGTAACCTTACAGGAACCAACCCTCTGAACAGTCGGGATGACTTCATTGAGGTGTACGGAGAGCGTGTGACCGTTCCCGCACCGACAACACCGGGCGGGTACCCATGCTACGTTCCGAAGCTCGGGCTCGTGGACCCCAGTATGGTGCCGGTGGTCTATTCCTACCGCGAGATGAAGGAAGCGTATCGAGACCCCGGGGCAAGCACGACTCCTCGTGATGGCGAATTCTACCTGCGGACAGATGGCCAGTTCCTGTTCAATGGACCCGGCGGTGGAAGCAACGGCGCTATCGTCTATTACGATTGGGTGCAGCCGGGCGGAATCGTTCGGCGCGCCAATGGGGAGTTTGTTCCGAACTCGGGCAGTTACGTGCAGGCCGTGGCCAGCCGTGGCGGGCGAGTGGTCCCGGGCAGTGTGAGGGCCTACGCCCGATATCCGTGGGCCTGCACCTTTGGTCCGCCGGCAAGCATCTCGGGGCGGGTCTGCTGGGTGGATGCAACGGCAGGGCAGAGCATGTTCTTCCCGGCAACAGCAGCCGGCACGAAGCTGCGGATAGACTACCGGGTGCGCCGGGAAGACCTCCAGGCTGAGGGCACCTCGCGCCGGGCAAAGATCATGTTCGAGGACAAGCGGCTGCCCTCCGCGCCACCTTACCAGCTGGACCTGAATTTCGACGGCCTGAGTGACGAGTATCCGTTGATCACCAATGCCCTGGATGGCACTGACATCGCCGATATCTGGGTTCTTGTGGTGGATCTTACGGACGGAGCCACGTGGCTCTGGGACGACAACAGTGACGGGACAGGCGCCATCACCGAAGTAGACTTCAACCGGGGCAAGCTCTGGATGAACAGCTCGGTGGTGACCGGAGCATCGGGCACCAGTCGCGCTGGGAATCCCATTCGCATCTATTACCGGACGGCGAATGAACACACCATCCAGGTGCAGAAGGCACCGACCGAGTTCGTCGAAGTCGAGTCGCTGAGCCATCCAGCGAACGCCTACCTGCCTAACTGGGAGCACCGCAGGTTCCGCATCGGCACTCAGGTGGCCACCGGCGAGACCTACTACTATCTGTGTGACTTCCCGGCGTACCTCGAGGACCAGGCGGTGGAGGTGGACTACACGTATGATGCCGGTGATGGCCGTCCGACTCCGGTATCAAACGAGGTTCATGTGATCGCCGACCTCGGGGACCCTGGTCTGGGGTTCGGGTTCGTGCTCAATCACTCAAACGTGACGGGTGTCTATGAGGTCACGGGTGCGTCGGCGCGGATCGTGGGCTGGTGGCGCACTGAGGACGGACGCGTCAACAGGTTCGACGTGGCGAATATCATGTTCCCGGACACTGGGATTTAG
- a CDS encoding prepilin-type N-terminal cleavage/methylation domain-containing protein: protein MNSRKKAGFTLIEMLVVIAIIAILVAILMPVISSVQEKARQGRCSANLMQIATAIRAYKTDYHRYPFRPYFDDAAWMYMGGVSALYPDYLSSNANLVCPNDASNLRGVSNQPKNYSTYNGLIHGIADSSFTDSTQADYWRFEAAAGGVGNGSVLCLITYNYGGFSNNGWDESWWDSTLTPPGWNMLVPQGGAVPAWLASEGKKWRHFPRLANPRAPDNTIICRCRAHHKWYGRDETDANPEPGKWRDVIVRLGGEAETVDYAPMTNVVSGGASAWKIQE, encoded by the coding sequence ATGAACAGTCGGAAGAAAGCCGGATTCACCCTGATCGAAATGCTGGTTGTCATCGCGATCATCGCGATCCTGGTGGCCATCCTGATGCCCGTTATCAGCAGCGTCCAGGAGAAGGCCCGCCAGGGACGTTGTTCAGCGAACCTCATGCAGATCGCCACAGCGATCCGGGCGTACAAGACCGACTATCACCGCTATCCGTTCAGACCCTACTTCGATGATGCCGCGTGGATGTACATGGGCGGGGTGAGCGCTCTGTACCCGGACTACCTGAGCTCAAACGCGAACCTCGTCTGCCCCAATGACGCCTCGAACCTGCGTGGCGTCAGCAATCAGCCCAAGAACTACAGTACTTACAACGGGCTGATCCACGGGATCGCGGACAGCTCTTTCACCGACTCCACCCAGGCAGACTACTGGCGGTTTGAGGCGGCTGCCGGCGGGGTAGGCAACGGGTCGGTCCTGTGCTTGATCACGTATAACTACGGCGGTTTCAGCAACAACGGCTGGGATGAGTCATGGTGGGACTCGACACTCACGCCGCCGGGCTGGAACATGCTCGTGCCACAGGGCGGCGCAGTGCCGGCCTGGCTGGCGTCTGAAGGGAAGAAGTGGCGGCATTTCCCGCGCCTTGCCAACCCGCGGGCCCCTGATAACACCATCATCTGCCGCTGTCGCGCGCACCACAAATGGTACGGCCGGGACGAGACCGACGCCAATCCGGAACCCGGTAAATGGCGCGACGTCATCGTGAGGCTCGGCGGCGAGGCGGAAACGGTGGACTACGCACCGATGACCAACGTGGTGTCAGGCGGGGCATCGGCCTGGAAGATACAAGAGTAA
- a CDS encoding prepilin peptidase codes for MVYLPDNPIVWALLFVTGAVIGSFLNVVIYRWPRQESIVAPPSHCMSCGARLGIIDLFPIISYVLLRGRCRHCGHSYSPRYALVELLTGLLMVGSAWAFGGSVYGLLVFIVCCCLLVIFFIDLDHMIIPDELVIAIMLIGVGLNAYNLLWHGAGGLQPGQPGQGWPVTHALVYTQEIAGANKTAFLPSSLVGICLGGGVFLFVSWVFERFYGRPVLGYGDVKLAGAMGALFGPGWLFAAWFVVSVVVGAVVAVLLMMFGFRRRGEYIPFGPMLAVGGIVLLLFPEVGLWVVSRYGG; via the coding sequence ATGGTCTATCTGCCTGACAACCCGATCGTGTGGGCGTTGCTGTTCGTGACGGGCGCTGTCATCGGCAGCTTCCTGAATGTGGTCATCTACCGCTGGCCGCGGCAAGAGTCCATCGTAGCGCCGCCCTCCCACTGCATGAGCTGCGGTGCCCGCCTGGGCATCATCGACCTGTTCCCGATAATCAGCTACGTTCTCCTGCGCGGACGCTGCCGGCACTGCGGCCACTCGTACAGCCCCCGATATGCCCTTGTGGAACTGCTCACCGGTCTGCTGATGGTGGGAAGCGCCTGGGCCTTTGGCGGCTCAGTCTATGGGCTGCTCGTCTTCATCGTCTGCTGCTGTCTCCTGGTGATTTTCTTCATTGATCTCGACCATATGATCATTCCGGATGAGCTTGTAATCGCGATCATGCTCATCGGTGTTGGGCTGAACGCCTACAATCTGTTGTGGCACGGTGCAGGGGGCTTGCAACCCGGCCAACCGGGGCAGGGATGGCCGGTCACTCACGCCCTGGTGTATACCCAGGAGATCGCGGGTGCGAACAAGACCGCTTTCCTGCCGTCCTCGCTGGTCGGCATTTGCCTGGGTGGCGGGGTGTTCCTGTTCGTGAGCTGGGTCTTCGAGCGTTTCTACGGCAGGCCGGTACTGGGTTACGGCGACGTGAAGCTCGCTGGAGCCATGGGGGCGCTGTTCGGTCCGGGCTGGCTTTTCGCCGCATGGTTCGTGGTTTCTGTGGTCGTTGGTGCAGTCGTAGCGGTGTTGTTGATGATGTTTGGATTTCGGCGTCGTGGGGAATACATTCCCTTTGGTCCAATGCTGGCAGTGGGTGGGATTGTTCTTTTGCTCTTCCCCGAAGTGGGACTATGGGTAGTGAGCCGCTACGGTGGTTGA
- a CDS encoding type II secretion system F family protein has product MPTFEYVARDKTGEEHRGSMDAKTKEALVDQLRQRGLMVSSVQEQKAATVVRSKTKRRIFGGKVNLRHLSIFCRQFATMINAGVSLVRCLDVLEQQTDSARLKEIIREIEAEVEGGATLSRSMARFPRVFSNLAVGLVRAGEVGGVLDETLDRLAGFLEKDLELRRKVKSSMTYPILVMIVAVGIVTFLVTFILPKFMALFLELGMTEDQFPMPTLILMRVSNFMTSKWYIMVAIVVALVMAINRLRATKTGKRYYDTLMLRLPVFGSLNHKIAVARFARTLSTLLASGVPILQAMETVAGTVDNDVIADAILLSRTSIREGDTIADPLANSRMFPPMVVQMITIGEETGQLDQMLEKVADFYESEVDAALESLTAALEPVLIVFLGVVVGFIVVAMFLPLIGIISELSQ; this is encoded by the coding sequence TTGCCAACATTCGAATACGTGGCCAGGGACAAGACCGGGGAGGAGCACAGGGGATCTATGGACGCGAAGACCAAGGAGGCGCTGGTGGATCAGCTTCGCCAGCGCGGTCTCATGGTCAGCTCGGTCCAGGAGCAGAAGGCCGCTACCGTTGTGAGGAGCAAGACCAAGCGCCGCATCTTCGGCGGCAAGGTGAACCTTCGGCATTTGTCCATCTTCTGCCGACAGTTCGCCACCATGATCAATGCAGGTGTGTCGCTGGTCCGCTGTCTGGACGTTCTTGAGCAGCAGACGGACAGCGCGCGCCTCAAGGAGATTATCCGGGAGATCGAAGCGGAGGTTGAGGGCGGCGCCACGCTCTCGCGCTCCATGGCGCGATTCCCTCGGGTCTTCTCGAACCTGGCAGTGGGTCTTGTGCGCGCCGGGGAGGTCGGCGGTGTGCTCGACGAAACCCTTGACCGCCTCGCAGGCTTCCTTGAGAAAGACCTTGAACTGCGCCGGAAGGTCAAGTCGTCCATGACCTACCCGATTCTGGTCATGATCGTCGCGGTGGGCATCGTGACCTTTCTGGTCACCTTCATCCTGCCCAAGTTCATGGCTCTGTTTCTCGAGCTTGGCATGACTGAAGACCAGTTCCCCATGCCCACGCTGATCCTGATGCGCGTTAGCAACTTCATGACCAGCAAGTGGTACATCATGGTCGCCATCGTAGTCGCCCTGGTGATGGCGATCAACCGTCTGCGCGCCACGAAGACCGGGAAACGCTACTATGATACGCTGATGTTGCGTCTGCCGGTTTTCGGCTCTCTAAACCACAAAATCGCCGTCGCCCGTTTCGCTCGCACCCTCTCGACGCTTCTGGCTTCCGGGGTTCCAATCCTGCAGGCAATGGAAACGGTTGCCGGTACAGTTGATAATGATGTCATTGCCGACGCGATCCTTCTGTCTCGGACGAGCATCCGCGAGGGTGACACCATCGCCGACCCGCTGGCGAACTCCCGCATGTTCCCGCCGATGGTCGTCCAGATGATCACCATTGGCGAGGAAACCGGTCAGCTTGACCAGATGCTGGAGAAGGTCGCTGACTTCTATGAGAGTGAAGTGGACGCGGCCCTGGAATCCCTGACAGCGGCGCTCGAACCGGTGCTCATTGTGTTCCTGGGTGTGGTCGTCGGCTTCATCGTTGTCGCCATGTTTCTCCCCCTGATTGGTATCATCTCCGAGTTGTCTCAGTAG
- a CDS encoding type IV pilus twitching motility protein PilT: protein MARAVAAQQQRAAAQKPQARPLDDVHIDELLEIVVENNASDLHLSVGLPPMIRVDGELRPMRYEKFTPPVVQRMIYDVLTDDQIQRFETDLELDCSYQMRQVARFRVNVYRDRGNVAAALRLIPQEIPTIRQLGLPPVVEDLARRPRGLLLVTGPTGSGKSTTLASIIHQINMERAEHILTVEDPIEYLHRHRKSIINQRELGQDTLSFNAALRASLREDPDVILVGEMRDLATIQLAITCAETGHLVMATLHTNNAAESVDRMIDVFPANEQEQIRVQLSNNLVAILSQQLLPRAGEKGRVAAIEVMVATSAIRNLIRENKAHQMHSIIQTGREHGMQSMDQALCDLYKQSLITYEMAMRRSHNPDELEKLIHGTEV, encoded by the coding sequence ATGGCTCGCGCCGTTGCCGCGCAACAACAAAGAGCAGCCGCCCAGAAGCCCCAGGCCCGCCCCCTTGATGACGTGCACATCGATGAACTTCTCGAGATTGTTGTTGAGAATAACGCTTCGGACCTGCACCTGAGCGTCGGTCTGCCGCCCATGATCCGCGTTGACGGCGAACTGCGTCCGATGCGCTACGAGAAATTCACGCCGCCCGTCGTTCAGCGAATGATCTACGATGTTCTCACGGACGACCAGATTCAGCGCTTTGAGACCGATCTTGAACTAGACTGTTCGTACCAGATGCGCCAGGTCGCCCGTTTCCGCGTGAATGTGTACCGGGACCGCGGCAATGTCGCCGCTGCCCTGCGTCTCATTCCTCAGGAAATCCCCACCATCAGGCAGCTTGGTCTGCCGCCGGTCGTCGAGGATCTCGCGCGCCGACCTCGCGGTCTTCTGCTGGTCACCGGGCCCACCGGTTCGGGCAAGTCCACCACGCTGGCGTCCATCATCCATCAGATCAACATGGAGCGTGCCGAGCATATTCTCACTGTTGAGGATCCCATCGAGTATCTGCACCGGCACCGCAAGTCGATCATCAACCAGCGCGAGCTTGGACAGGACACATTGTCCTTCAACGCGGCCCTGCGCGCGTCTCTGCGGGAAGACCCCGACGTCATCCTCGTGGGTGAGATGCGCGACCTGGCCACAATTCAGCTGGCCATTACCTGTGCGGAAACGGGTCACCTCGTGATGGCCACCTTGCACACGAATAATGCGGCGGAGTCCGTAGACCGCATGATCGACGTGTTCCCTGCCAATGAGCAGGAGCAGATCCGGGTCCAGCTTTCGAATAACCTGGTCGCGATCTTGTCACAGCAGTTGCTGCCTCGCGCTGGTGAGAAAGGCCGTGTCGCCGCGATCGAGGTCATGGTGGCGACCTCGGCCATCCGCAACCTCATCCGCGAAAACAAGGCCCACCAGATGCATTCCATCATTCAGACTGGTCGCGAGCACGGAATGCAGTCCATGGACCAGGCGCTCTGCGACCTGTATAAGCAAAGCCTCATCACCTACGAGATGGCGATGCGCCGGTCGCACAACCCGGACGAGTTGGAAAAGCTGATTCATGGAACGGAAGTCTGA
- the tadA gene encoding Flp pilus assembly complex ATPase component TadA: protein MRRPGGRKRIGQMLIEKGLINEDQLNEALKTQQQTTQMLGEILVDLGYVQRTAFFETLAEQMGVSYVDLTAQAADPKVATLVPQDVAMRHQAIPIARGDGCIRVAMAEPGDVMAADDLKMHLQQNIEPLLADPDAIKRAITKAFEQPAAGGAPAQQGAAPARTGTFGGFDMQALADQVRKEGSLGAQDGYEREENRVTTDRIGDMADEAPIIKIAKVVLQRAIEERSSDIHIEPYRDRVRIRYRIDGVLHEVMQVPKYVHAPLISRFKIMSDMNIAERRVPQDGRIHVRHSEKEFDLRSSVIPTTLGEKFVMRILDKSSVQIGLESLGFDPAMLAELEKLIHQPNGMILSTGPTGSGKTTTQYSILNRINSVEINIITIEEPVEYQLDGIAQVDVNRKAGLTFAVALKYFLRQDPDVILVGEIRDLETSEIAIQAALTGHLVLSTLHTNDAPSTITRLVDMGVEPFLISSSVIASMSQRLARKICENCREPYDPPRDMLMGFGFDPDAPENRDVVFYHGRGCENCRQTGYRGRIGVYELMTMNQEIAELIVKRASAGQIKEAALAAGMVTLQKDGFRKVLKGVTTVEELTRIVFTAGSYSG, encoded by the coding sequence ATGCGCAGGCCCGGTGGCCGCAAGCGTATCGGCCAGATGCTCATTGAGAAAGGTCTCATCAATGAGGATCAGCTCAATGAGGCGTTGAAGACCCAGCAGCAAACCACGCAGATGCTGGGCGAGATCCTGGTGGATCTGGGCTACGTTCAGCGCACAGCGTTTTTCGAGACACTCGCCGAGCAGATGGGTGTCTCGTACGTGGACCTGACCGCCCAGGCGGCGGACCCCAAGGTGGCCACGCTGGTGCCCCAAGATGTCGCAATGCGGCACCAGGCGATCCCGATCGCCCGCGGCGACGGTTGTATTCGGGTCGCCATGGCGGAACCCGGCGACGTTATGGCCGCGGACGACCTGAAGATGCACCTGCAGCAGAACATCGAGCCGCTCCTGGCGGACCCGGACGCCATCAAGCGGGCCATTACGAAGGCCTTCGAGCAGCCCGCTGCGGGTGGTGCCCCAGCCCAGCAGGGCGCCGCTCCAGCCAGAACCGGCACCTTCGGCGGATTCGACATGCAGGCCCTCGCCGACCAGGTCAGGAAGGAAGGCTCACTCGGCGCCCAGGACGGGTATGAGCGCGAGGAAAACCGGGTCACCACCGATCGCATCGGCGACATGGCCGACGAGGCTCCGATCATCAAGATCGCCAAGGTGGTTCTGCAGCGCGCCATTGAGGAGCGCTCCAGCGACATCCACATCGAACCGTACCGCGACCGTGTACGCATCCGCTACCGCATCGACGGCGTGCTGCACGAGGTCATGCAAGTTCCGAAGTACGTTCATGCCCCGTTGATTTCCCGCTTCAAGATCATGTCTGACATGAATATCGCTGAGCGCCGCGTCCCCCAGGACGGCCGCATCCACGTGCGGCACAGCGAGAAGGAGTTCGACCTGCGCTCCTCGGTCATCCCGACTACGCTGGGCGAGAAGTTCGTCATGCGGATCCTTGACAAGAGTTCCGTTCAGATCGGTTTGGAGTCTCTTGGCTTTGACCCGGCGATGCTCGCGGAACTCGAGAAGCTTATCCACCAGCCAAACGGAATGATCCTGTCCACGGGCCCCACGGGTTCGGGGAAGACCACCACGCAATACTCCATTCTGAACCGCATCAACTCGGTGGAGATCAACATTATCACCATCGAGGAGCCGGTTGAATACCAGCTGGACGGTATCGCGCAGGTGGACGTGAACCGCAAAGCTGGTCTGACTTTCGCGGTCGCGCTGAAGTACTTCCTGCGCCAGGACCCGGACGTCATCCTGGTCGGGGAGATCCGCGACCTCGAGACATCAGAAATCGCTATCCAGGCCGCTCTTACCGGCCACCTTGTTCTCAGCACGCTGCACACGAACGACGCGCCGTCCACGATTACGCGTCTGGTTGACATGGGCGTTGAGCCCTTCCTCATCTCCTCCTCGGTTATCGCATCCATGTCCCAGCGTCTGGCCCGGAAGATCTGCGAGAATTGCCGCGAGCCCTACGACCCGCCGCGCGACATGCTCATGGGCTTCGGCTTCGACCCAGATGCACCGGAGAACCGGGACGTTGTCTTCTACCATGGCCGCGGCTGTGAGAACTGCCGCCAGACGGGATACCGTGGCCGTATCGGCGTGTACGAACTGATGACCATGAACCAGGAAATCGCTGAGCTTATTGTGAAGCGCGCTTCCGCCGGTCAGATCAAGGAAGCGGCGCTCGCGGCCGGAATGGTTACTCTGCAAAAGGACGGTTTCCGCAAGGTACTGAAGGGTGTTACCACTGTGGAAGAGCTAACCCGCATCGTCTTCACCGCGGGCAGTTACAGCGGATAG